A DNA window from Setaria viridis chromosome 2, Setaria_viridis_v4.0, whole genome shotgun sequence contains the following coding sequences:
- the LOC117844385 gene encoding uncharacterized protein — MQLRSGRRLVPSRPSAAPQGGARRGCPRRRPEEGDGGGEDRLSGLPEELILEVLDRLGCAREAARTSGLSRRWRGLWTHLPVLTFDGMNPDSLGGALARVRPERNRLVIRISPGATLSAARVSSLLNASARIAPKELVVELDRYSRGVRVKLPRLIQNLASALSALSEAGKFAALESLALVPCCVDPSDLLPLCPCLRRFEAQCHYNWTLDTLEVHSESLEELVLGIQHRSSMPQHVNIATPMLKKFMLRSYGFRFAMSFLAPKVEEFSLEMECGLSRVGFGEKWHLLWLSMVTAWTNRYGQFPRVRVHTLSLTIAARDRYSAAAQSFTQSFAQEIARLPVSHFSVLELRRRTEGHGFGALVLHLLLLRTTIEA, encoded by the exons ATGCAGCTCCGGTCAGGCCGCCGCCTAGTCCCGTCGCGGCCGTCTGCGGCGCCGCAAGGAGGTGCCCGTCGCGGCTGTCCCCGGCGGCGCCCAGAGGAaggcgacggcggtggtgagGACCGGCTCAGTGGCCTACCCGAGGAGCTGATCCTAGAGGTGCTCGACCGCCTCGGTTGTGCCCGTGAAGCTGCGCGCACTAGCGGCCTCTCCCGCCGCTGGCGTGGCCTCTGGACCCACCTTCCCGTCCTGACCTTCGACGGCATGAATCCCGATTCGCTCGGCGGCGCGCTCGCCCGGGTGCGCCCCGAGCGGAACCGCCTCGTCATCCGCATCTCCCCGGGTGCCACGCTCTCCGCCGCGCGTGTCTCCTCGCTGCTCAACGCCTCGGCCCGGATCGCGCCGAAGGAGCTCGTCGTCGAGCTGGATAGGTACAGCCGCGGCGTCCGCGTCAAGCTGCCGCGCTTGATCCAGAACCTTGCCTCTGCACTCTCTGCACTCTCCGAGGCCGGCAAGTTCGCCGCGCTCGAGAGCCTGGCTCTCGTCCCGTGCTGTGTCGACCCGAGCGACCTGCTCCCCCTCTGCCCGTGCCTGCGCAGGTTTGAGGCGCAGTGCCACTATAACTGGACTCTCGACACGCTCGAGGTCCATTCGGAGTCACTCGAGGAGCTCGTCTTGGGAATCCAACATCGGTCGTCCATGCCACAGCATGTCAACATTGCGACGCCCATGCTCAAGAAGTTCATGTTGAGATCCTACGGGTTCCGCTTTGCCATGTCCTTCTTGGCGCCCAAGGTGGAGGAGTTTTCATTGGAGATGGAGTGTGGTTTGTCCAGAGTTGGGTTTGGCGAGAAATGGCACCTCCTGTGGTTGAGCATGGTCACGGCGTGGACTAACAGATATGGGCAGTTCCCTCGAGTCCGCGTCCACACCCTGTCCCTGACGATAGCAGCCCGCGAT CGCTATTCTGCTGCAGCGCAGAGCTTCACGCAGAGCTTCGCGCAGGAAATAGCACGTCTTCCAGTGTCCCACTTCTCTGTGTTGGAGTTGCGTCGCCGAACGGAGGGGCATGGTTTTGGAGCGCTTGTGTTGCACCTGCTCCTGCTTCGAACCACCATAGAGGCTTAA